In Lycium ferocissimum isolate CSIRO_LF1 chromosome 3, AGI_CSIRO_Lferr_CH_V1, whole genome shotgun sequence, the genomic window GGAGAAAGTCACTTCAACATCAGCCTGCAATTTTTATTAATGCCCTAATTTAGACTAATTTGGTTTTATTATGCACCAATATgatacaaaatgaaaaaagaatagtagcacttttggtCCTTAAATTATTagtaaattatgattttagtcCTTATGATATTCGACAAATTAAACAACACATTTcaccttcaattaattgaaatgtATGTTTTTTATCCCTTTATGTAGAAAGTATGATATATTCgggatatttttaaaaatatattattatcaaaTATGAGTAATAGTACAAGCTTAACATACCACAAGGGTAATTTAGTGGTGGCACAATTAGTAATCATGGTATTTCGAAAATATTCTCGATAAAAGGGATCAAAAGGGCACGTTTGCATTAATTTGAAGGTTAGTTGTGCTTAGTCAGATATCACAAGcactaaaatcaaaatttatcaataactcaataacAAAAATGGTATTAACGCaaataaaaaagacaaaaatcCAAACCTGTGCAGGTGTGATCCCTTTAACCTCAATCTTATCTCCCTTGTTCAACTGGCAATTGCTTAGATGGACCTTTTTCTCTCTTAGAGTTTCTAATTCTTCAACAGGCCATTGGACTAATTGCTTTCCGCTAGGATCAAGCCAAAGTTTGCGGGGGCTAGCCATTATTCCAGCCCATCCTTTCTTGACATCGTCATCTACAGTATCTGATTCATTAGCCCAACCCCACGTAATTCTTCGTTTCTTGCTAGGGTCATAGAATGATTTGGACGCATAGAAGTTTCCATAGTCGAGTCTCAATCCCTTCCAACCATCGATAGAAGTGTTATCTGGAATGTACCTATCTTTTTTAGTATCATATGTACCAACTGTGTAGTACTCAAACCTTGTAACATCAAGACTAACTTTAAGAGCATATTTAACGTTTTTGCCCTTGTATGATGGATCCAATCCATTTGTACCATGCAATAATACTGGGAAAAAATCAGGGCATTCCCAATTTCCAGTATCATCAActgaatgaaatggatgttGTACCTTGATCCATTTCATGAAATCCTTGCTTTTGTACAATAATGCTATTCCTTTATTCACCCACCTTGTCCCTATCAAAGTTCTCCAATAACCATCTCGGCCCAACCAAGCTGTCGTTGGGTCACGAAATTGGGTTTTATTGATGCTCTTGTCACCAACAATCAACGGATTGTTATCGGGCTTGATCCATTTACTGAGAAATGGATCGGACAAGTCAGCTGGGATTGCATAGTTTTGGACTTGGGTTTGGTTTGCATCTATGATCCCAGTGTAGAGGATAATGGGCTTGTTGCTTGGCAAGATTGTGGCTGACCCAGACCATGTACCATATTTGTCGAATACTTTGGATGGGTAGATTGCGGGCTCAAGTGCGATCCAATTAATCATGTCCGTTGAGACTGAATGGGCCCAAACAATGTTTCCCCAAACTGATCCATATGGGTTGTACTGATAGAATAGATGGTATACTCCGTTATAGTACATTGGGGCTGTTATGTAACAAAGATGATCATAttaaaaaaaggtaataaataataaatactttATTATTCTCTGTAttgaaatttaacaaaaacTGCTAAAAGGAGATTCTGACTTACCGTTGGGATCTGTTGTTCGTTTGAAGCATCCGAAATGGAGACCatgaaaagggaaaattgaTTAGctagggaataaatattaagatattatatgcttttttttaaattatatggAAACAATTCTAATCAAATCTCAAAGGGAAAATATGAAAACAAAAGGCGGCCATGATCATCCAGATGAAGAATTAAGTATATACTCATTTTGTCCTACAGTATGAAATATATTTGAATGGATACTGTGTTTAAGACGAAAGAAGACTTCTCCGATGACAAAGCatttattaaaggaaattaAANNNNNNNNNNNNNNNNNNNNNNNNNNNNNNNNNNNNNNNNNNNNNNNNNNNNNNNNNNNNNNNNNNNNNNNNNNNNNNNNNNNNNNNNNNNNNNNNNNNNCCCcatcaatttcatgaactagttcAAATGACTGACTTCACTTTCATCTGCAACCAACGCACAACCAAATACTTCTTTTCTGTTACTTAATTTAATTatctgatttttttattttattttatttttgattctCTACTAATAGACTGGTTGAATGATTTGAAGCAACTGGCAAGAACTTAGGTTATTCCTCCTAACAGCAACAATTATTCCAATAATAAGCCTTACTACTTTTCTACATAACTTCCAATAACTACTAGTAGTCCTTGCTTCCAAAGACACAAACCCACTCCCCACATAATAATAGAGGAAAAAGACTTACAAAACTGcatttgcataaaataaaataaaaaagaaaacttgatttcTTTTCTACGAATTGAATAAAAAGCATAAAGCGAACCAGAAAAACAAACATGAAAAATGCATTAAACAGGGAAATGGAAACATAAAACTCTCTCTAGTAAATTCACAAAATTTTAcccaagaaaaaatgaaaaccggtttggccatgagaatttttcacttttgtccggaattttttttcactttatttggaaatcagcgttaatatgaaaattccaaatacaccttgtatttggaatttggaaaacatctaaaatcttgttttcacttttttcactttcagtagtacattcaaacaaccaatattttttgcaaaaactataaccaaacacaactccaacttcaaaatttcaaataaagtgaaaaatatttgatttttatggccaaacgcctactgaaagtgaaaaaagtgaaaaaaaaaaaagattttagttgttttccaaattccaaatacaacttcgccaaacgctgatttccaaataaagtgaaaaattctcatggccaaatgggTCCTTAAGTAAATTGAATTACGAATACCCAATTACACAAAGAACCAAAAGGGTTGAAAGTTCTCGTGGTAATAGATAAACCTGATTTTGTATAAGTATGTTTTAAACACGTAGTATGAaggtactccctccggataaaaaaaaaagagtccacttagccatttacacatccttaagaaaatataactcctagacaaaaatagataatttgactaaactacccctaattaaatagacattaggatttgatcatataacacttaataggagcaaatctgaaaaaataaggtttcgcag contains:
- the LOC132049445 gene encoding beta-fructofuranosidase, insoluble isoenzyme 1-like, which encodes MYYNGVYHLFYQYNPYGSVWGNIVWAHSVSTDMINWIALEPAIYPSKVFDKYGTWSGSATILPSNKPIILYTGIIDANQTQVQNYAIPADLSDPFLSKWIKPDNNPLIVGDKSINKTQFRDPTTAWLGRDGYWRTLIGTRWVNKGIALLYKSKDFMKWIKVQHPFHSVDDTGNWECPDFFPVLLHGTNGLDPSYKGKNVKYALKVSLDVTRFEYYTVGTYDTKKDRYIPDNTSIDGWKGLRLDYGNFYASKSFYDPSKKRRITWGWANESDTVDDDVKKGWAGIMASPRKLWLDPSGKQLVQWPVEELETLREKKVHLSNCQLNKGDKIEVKGITPAQADVEVTFSFKSLDKAEPFDPSWTDLYPQDVCAIKGSTVQGGLGPFGLLTLASEKVEEYTPVFFRVFKSQDKYKVLMCSDASRSTLENATTMYKPSFAGYVDVDLAKTKRLSLRSLIDHSVVESFGGGGKTCITSRVYPTLAIYDNAHLFAFNNGTEAIKIKTLKAWSMGKPKMNGLFGHSSC